Sequence from the Kineosporia succinea genome:
GGCAAGACCGTGGAAGACATCCTGTGGGAGGTCCCGTACCTGCCGATCGACCCGCACGACGTGGGCCGCTCGTACGAGGCCGTGGTGCGCGTCAACAGCCAGTCGGGCAAGGGCGGCGTCGCCTACCTGATGAAGAACGAGTACCAGCTGGACATGCCGCGCCGGCTGCAGATCGAGTTCAGCCAGGTGGTGCAGAAGCACACCGACGACGAGGGCGGCGAGGTCACCCCGGCGCAGCTGTTCACGATCTTCTCCGACGAGTACCTGCCCACGCCCACGAAGCAGTGGGGCCGGTTCACGCTGAAGGGCATGCAGCACACCAGCGGTGAAGACGGCGCCGACCACCTGAAGGTCGAACTGGTCGACGACGGTGCGCCGTTCACGCTGCAGGGGCACGGCAACGGCCCGATCGCGGCGTTCGGTGACGCGCTGGCCGGTCACGGCATCTCGGTCCGGGTGCTCGACTACAGCGAGCACGCGATGAGCGCCGGGGGCGACGCGAAGGCCGCGGCCTACGTCGAGTGCCAGGTCGGCGACGACGTGCTGTGGGGCGTCGGCATCGACGAGAACATCGTGCGGGCCTCGATGAAGGCCGTGCTGTCCGCGGTGAACCGCTCCGTCGGGCGTTAGGCCGTGGTTCATCAGTCCATGCCTATTGCGGGACGCCGTCCGGACGCGTCCGGCGTGGCCCCACGTAGAACACCGCTACGAGGGGCCCCACCAGCCACGCCCAGCCGACGCCCCGGGCACCTCCTCGCCACGGCAGCGACTGATGAAACACGTCCTTGATGGCGCGCACCTATCGTGACGATGCGATCGTCCTGCGGGCCCAGAAACTGGGCGAGGCCGATCGCATCGTCACGCTCCTCACCCGGGAGCACGGGCGGGTGCGGGCCGTGGCCAAGGGCGTGCGCAAGACCATGTCGCGGTTCGGCGCCCGCCTCGAGCCGTTCATGCTCATCGACGTGCAGCTGCACGAGGGCCGCTCGCTCGACACGGTCAACCAGGTCGAGACGATCGGCGCCTACGGCCTGACCATCGCCGCCGACTACGCCCGCTACACCGCGGCGACCGCGATGCTGGAGACGGCCGAGCGGCTCACCGAGACCGAGCGGGAGCCCGCGCTGCAGCAGTTCCTGCTGCTGGCGGGCGGTCTGCGCACCCTGTCGCAGGACCTGCACGAGCCCGGCCTGGTGCTCGACGCGTACCTCATCCGGTCGCTGTCGGTCGCGGGCTGGGCGCCGAGTTTCACCGACTGCGCGCGGTGCGGCCAGACCGGCCCGCACCGCGCCTTCGCGCTGGGCATGGGGGGCTCGGTGTGCCCGTCGTGCCGTCCGCCGGGTTCGGCCGCGCCGCACCCGGAGACCCTGCAGCTGCTGAGCGCTCTGCTCACGGGTGACTGGCCGTTCGCGGACGCCACGGAGGCCCGCCGCCGTCGTGAGGCCAGTGGGCTGGTGGCGGCCTACCTGCAGTGGCACGTGGAGCGGAGGGTGCGCTCGCTGCGCTGGGTGGAGCGTGAGGGCGACCGGCCCTCGATCGAGGTGCCGACCGGGCCGATGCTGCCGACGATCGACGTGGCCCGGATCGAGCGGGCCCAGGCCGCGGTGGCGCCACCGGAGACCACGCAGACGCCGAACCCGCCGTTCTGAGCACGATCACGGCAAAACGGTTGGGGGGAGTACGATTCTGGCCGCCCGCCGACACCGCTCGTGAAGAGGTCCTGCCTTGGCGCTCCGCCGTCGCCAGTCGCTGCCCGTCCGCACCGCCCCGCCGGTCGCGCCGCCGCCGCACCCCTCCGGGGCGAAGCCGCCCGCGATTCCCCAGGAGCTGGTGCCGGGTCACGTCGCCGTGGTCATGGACGGCAACGGCCGCTGGGCCAACGACCGTGGCCTGAGCCGCACCGAGGGCCACAAGATGGGCGAGGCCTCGCTGCTCGACGTGGTGGCCGGCGGCATCGAGATCGGCGTCAAGCACATCTCCGCCTACGCCTTCTCCACCGAGAACTGGAAGCGCTCGCCGGAGGAGGTGCGCTGGCTGATGGGCTTCAACCGGGACGTGATCCGGCGCCGGCGCGACCAGATGCACGAGTGGGGTGTGCGGGTGCGGTGGGCGGGACGCCGCCCGAAGCTGTGGGCCAGCGTGATCAAGGAGCTCGAGATCGCCGAGGAGCTCACCCGCGGCAACGACACGATCACCCTGACGATGTGCGTGAACTACGGCGGCCGGGCCGAGATCGCCGACGCCACGCGCGCGATCGCGCAGCTCGTGGCCCAGGGCAAGATCGACCCCGACCGCATCGACGAGCGCACGGTGCAGAAGTACCTGGACGAGCCCGACCTGCCCGACGTCGACATGTTCCTGCGCTCGTCGGGTGAGCAGCGCACGTCGAACTTCATGCTCTGGCAGAGCGCCTACGCCGAGCTGGTGTTCATGGATGTGCTGTGGCCGGACGTCGACCGGCGCACCCTCTGGGAGGCCGTCGAGATCTACGCCAGGCGTGACCGCCGTTACGGCGGAGCCGTGGACAAGCCCACGGAATAGTGAGAACCGTTCTCAGGTTAACCTCCATGCAACCCGGACCGGCCGGGCGCGTGAAGGAGTGATCGAGATGGCGAGCCGCACCGAACTGCGACCGATCGTGAAGATGCGTTCGACGGCGGGCACCGGGTACACCTACGTCACCCGCAAGAACCGCCGCAACAGCCCCGACCGGCTGGTGCTGCGCAAGTTCGACCCGGTGGTCCGGCAGCACGTGGAGTTCCGCGAATCCCGCTGACCCCACCAGCAGCGAACGGTGGACGCGCCTGCCCGACCCGGGCAGGCGCGTCCACCATTTTGTGTGCTCTAGACGGCGAGCCGAGCCTGGCACTCGGCGCAGATGCCGGTGATCTCCACGACGTGGTCGACGTCGGCGAACCCGTTGGCGGCGGCCACCTTCTGCGCCCACTTCTCGATCGAGGGAGCCTCCACCTCGACCGTGCGCCGGCACAGACGGCAGAGCAGGTGGTGGTGGTGACCCCGGCTGCAGCGACGGTAGACGGCCTCGTTCTCGGCGGTCTTCAGCACGTCGACCTCGCCGTCCTCGGCGAGCTGCTGCAGGGTGCGGTAGACCGTGGCCAGGCCCACCCCGTCGCCGGTGTCGCGCAGGATGGTGTGCAGCTGCTGTGCGCTGACGAACTCCGTCACCTGGTCGAGCGCCGTGGAGACGGCCACCCGCTGCTTGGTCTCTCGCCGGTTGGTGCTCATAGGCCGAAGCTTGTCATGTTAGGGCACCCTCAGGGGAGTCCGGTTCGCGCTGGGCGCAGCAGTAACGTTGGTGGGGTGTTCGTCGTCACCCGGTACCGCGTCCCCACCCACGAGTGGGACGAGTTCCGCGCCCTCGCGCGAGAGGCGCTGGTCGCGCTCACCGAGCGCCCGGGCTGCCTCGACGCCCGGGTGAGCCGCTCGATCGACGAGAGCGACCTGTGGGTGCTCTCCACCCGCTGGGAGACCGTGGGTGCCTACCGCCGGGCCCTCTCGCACCCGGAGGTGAAGGTGCGCGCCGTGCCGCTCATGTACCGCTGCATCGACGAGCCGACCGCGTTCGAGGATCTCGTCACCTGGGGAGCCGGGGGCGTCGAGGACCACGAAAGTGACTTGATCGTCGACTAGGTCAGGAGCACCCTGAGAACGCGCGTACGCTACGACGCGTCAGTTTTCAAGAGTCGTCCACCGACACCCAGCCGGATGGAGTGAGCCGTTCCGTGGCCGCCAAGCAGGAATCCCGCCTCGAAGCCGTCGTCAGTCTCAGCAAGCGCCGGGGGTTCGTCTTCCCCAGCGGCGAGATCTACGGCGGTACCCGCTCTGCGTGGGACTACGGCCCGCTCGGTGTCGAGCTGAAGGAGAACATCAAGCGCCAGTGGTGGCGCTACATGGTCACGAGCCGCGACGACATCGTCGGCCTGGACTCGTCCGTGGTTCTCCCGCGCGCGGTCTGGGAGGCGTCGGGTCACGTCGACGTGTTCACCGATCCGCTGGTCGAGTGCCAGTCGTGCCACCGCCGCTACCGGGAAGACCACCTCCTCGAGGAGTTCGAGGAGAAGAAGGGCCGCCCGGCCACCTCGATCGCCGAGATCGCCTGCTCGAACTGCGGCACCCGGGGCGCCTGGACCGAGCCCAAGCAGTTCTCCGGCCTGATGAAGACCTACCTCGGTGTCGTCGAAGACGAGTCCGGCATGGCCTACCTGCGTCCCGAGACGGCGCAGGGCATCTTCGTGAACTTCAAGAACGTCTACCAGGCCGCCCGCCGCAAGCCGCCGTTCGGCATCGGCCAGATCGGCAAGTCGTTCCGCAACGAGATCACGCCGGGCAACTTCATCTTCCGCACCCGTGAGTTCGAGCAGATGGAGATGGAGTTCTTCGTCGAGCCGGGCACGGACGAAGAGTGGCACCAGTACTGGATCGACCGCCGGATGGCCTGGTACACGGATCTCGGCATCAGCGCCGACAACCTGCGCCTGTACGAGCACGCCAAGGAGAAGCTCTCCCACTACTCCAAGCGCACGGTCGACATCGAGTACCGCTTCGGTTTCACCGGCTCGGAGTGGGGCGAGCTCGAGGGCATCGCCAACCGCACCGACTACGACCTGCGCACGCACAGCGAGAAGTCGGGCTCCGATCTGAGCTTCTTCGACCAGGCGAGCAACACGCGCTACCTGCCCTACGTGATCGAGCCGGCCGCCGGTCTCACCCGGTCGCTGATGGCGTTCCTGGTCGAGTCGTACACCGAAGACGAGGCGCCCAACACCAAGGGCGGCGTCGACAAGCGCACGGTGCTCAAGCTCGACCACCGTCTGGCCCCGGTCAAGGCCGCGGTGCTCCCGCTGTCGCGCAACGCCGACCTGTCGCCGAAGGCCCGCGACCTGGCGGCCGAGCTGCGCCGCAACTGGAACGTGGACTTCGACGACGCGCAGGCCATCGGCCGTCGCTACCGCCGTCAGGACGAGATCGGCACGCCGTACTGCATCACCGTCGACTTCGAGACGCTGGAAGACGACGCGGTCACCATCCGCTCACGCGACACGATGGACCAGGAGCGCGTGCCCCTGGCCGGGGTCACGCAGTGGCTGGCGACCCGTTTGATCGGCGCCTAGGTCTCCTCCGGAAAGGCCCCCGCCTCCCGGCGGGGGCCTTTCTCGTGGGCCTGACCAGCGGGGTATCTCTCACGGTCTCGGTCCGGTCACAGAAAGTGGCTGCCGGTAAGGGTTTTGATGCCAACTCGCGATCAGGAGTGACGTTCCGTTCGGGTACATTTCGCCCGTGCTCAATCCGCTGGACGCCGTCGACTGGTCTTCGCTGACCCATGCCTACGGCGAGGCGGACGACGTTCCCGGGCTGATCGGGCAGCTGGCGGACGACGACTGGCAGCCGGCCGCCGACGACCTCGCCTCGCTGCTCGTGCCCGGCGACGAGCTGTTCCCGGCGACCGTGGTGGCGCTGCCGTTCCTGGTCGAGGTCGCGCTCGACCCGCAGGCCGGTGGCCGGGTCGGTGCCCTGCAGCTGCTCGGCGTCTACGGCCGGTCGCTGATGGACGGTGTGGGCCCGGAATTCCTGCTGGCCGAAGCTTTCGCGGGGCTGGGGGAGTCGGCCCGGGCCGCCCTGCCGCTGGCCGGCGACGCCGATCCGGAGGTCCGCGCCGCGCTCTACCGGGCCGCCGTCACCTGGCCGGACCCGGTCGCGACCCTGCGCGGAAGGCTTGCCGCGGAAGACGATTCACAGGCCCTGGTGGCGCTGGCCGAGTCGCTGGGCCGGCTCGGCGCGCTGACGCCCGGCGACCTGGAGGCCCTGCTCGGCAGCGGCCAGGACGACGTGGTGTTCGCCGTCGCCTGGTCGGCCGTGGTGTCGGGCCGCGACCTGCCCGGTGCGGTCGAGCACCTGGTGAGACTGTGGCCGGAACAAGCGTATTCGGAGGACCACGACCCGCTGGGGCGCCTCGTGCGGGCGGCCGGGGCCCGGGCCGTTCCGGTGCTCGGCGCGCTCGACCGGGTCGCCGTCGGCGAACTGGCCTGGGCCTGGCACGATCTCGCGCTGATCTCCCGCGCGGCCGGCGAGGTGGCCGCGGCCGCCCTGGTGTCGCTGGCGTCAAGGGTCGAAAGTCACGATCTCGAGGACTATCTCGGGGCCCTGATCCCGCTGCTGCCCTACCCGGGCGCCGGTGACGCGCTGGCCCGCCTCGACCCCGGCTCCCCGGAGGACCAGGCGGCGCTCGCGGTCGCGCTCTTCGCCGTTCGTGACCCGCGCTGGCTGGCCGCCGCCCGCGACGCCACCGCCGCGTCCTCCCCGCCCTATCTCAGCATCGGCGGCAACTCGGTCGACTTCGCCACCGCGCTGGCCTCTTTCGGCTGGCCCGAGCCCGGTCTCGCCGACCTGGCGCGCACCGCGATCGCGGCCTGGCCCGACACCGTCGACACCTGGACCGGTCTGCTCACCCCGCTGCCGCCGTCGTCCGCGACGGTGGACGTGCTGCTCGGCTCGGTCGGTCCCGTCGGGGTGCCGTCGAAGCAGGCCATGCGGCTGCTGGCCCACGCCGCCGCGCTGCAGCCCGACGTGTTCGATGCGGCCAG
This genomic interval carries:
- a CDS encoding Fur family transcriptional regulator — encoded protein: MSTNRRETKQRVAVSTALDQVTEFVSAQQLHTILRDTGDGVGLATVYRTLQQLAEDGEVDVLKTAENEAVYRRCSRGHHHHLLCRLCRRTVEVEAPSIEKWAQKVAAANGFADVDHVVEITGICAECQARLAV
- the recO gene encoding DNA repair protein RecO; its protein translation is MARTYRDDAIVLRAQKLGEADRIVTLLTREHGRVRAVAKGVRKTMSRFGARLEPFMLIDVQLHEGRSLDTVNQVETIGAYGLTIAADYARYTAATAMLETAERLTETEREPALQQFLLLAGGLRTLSQDLHEPGLVLDAYLIRSLSVAGWAPSFTDCARCGQTGPHRAFALGMGGSVCPSCRPPGSAAPHPETLQLLSALLTGDWPFADATEARRRREASGLVAAYLQWHVERRVRSLRWVEREGDRPSIEVPTGPMLPTIDVARIERAQAAVAPPETTQTPNPPF
- a CDS encoding antibiotic biosynthesis monooxygenase family protein — its product is MFVVTRYRVPTHEWDEFRALAREALVALTERPGCLDARVSRSIDESDLWVLSTRWETVGAYRRALSHPEVKVRAVPLMYRCIDEPTAFEDLVTWGAGGVEDHESDLIVD
- the rpmG gene encoding 50S ribosomal protein L33 — encoded protein: MASRTELRPIVKMRSTAGTGYTYVTRKNRRNSPDRLVLRKFDPVVRQHVEFRESR
- a CDS encoding glycine--tRNA ligase, which gives rise to MSRSVAAKQESRLEAVVSLSKRRGFVFPSGEIYGGTRSAWDYGPLGVELKENIKRQWWRYMVTSRDDIVGLDSSVVLPRAVWEASGHVDVFTDPLVECQSCHRRYREDHLLEEFEEKKGRPATSIAEIACSNCGTRGAWTEPKQFSGLMKTYLGVVEDESGMAYLRPETAQGIFVNFKNVYQAARRKPPFGIGQIGKSFRNEITPGNFIFRTREFEQMEMEFFVEPGTDEEWHQYWIDRRMAWYTDLGISADNLRLYEHAKEKLSHYSKRTVDIEYRFGFTGSEWGELEGIANRTDYDLRTHSEKSGSDLSFFDQASNTRYLPYVIEPAAGLTRSLMAFLVESYTEDEAPNTKGGVDKRTVLKLDHRLAPVKAAVLPLSRNADLSPKARDLAAELRRNWNVDFDDAQAIGRRYRRQDEIGTPYCITVDFETLEDDAVTIRSRDTMDQERVPLAGVTQWLATRLIGA
- a CDS encoding isoprenyl transferase, producing the protein MALRRRQSLPVRTAPPVAPPPHPSGAKPPAIPQELVPGHVAVVMDGNGRWANDRGLSRTEGHKMGEASLLDVVAGGIEIGVKHISAYAFSTENWKRSPEEVRWLMGFNRDVIRRRRDQMHEWGVRVRWAGRRPKLWASVIKELEIAEELTRGNDTITLTMCVNYGGRAEIADATRAIAQLVAQGKIDPDRIDERTVQKYLDEPDLPDVDMFLRSSGEQRTSNFMLWQSAYAELVFMDVLWPDVDRRTLWEAVEIYARRDRRYGGAVDKPTE